From Carya illinoinensis cultivar Pawnee chromosome 5, C.illinoinensisPawnee_v1, whole genome shotgun sequence, one genomic window encodes:
- the LOC122310105 gene encoding protein SOB FIVE-LIKE 3-like has translation METPLAIGGSEEHSGGSESGWTNYIGSTTQNKNDNSKDPRVDDDDDESEDSMASDASSGPSHHEFPNGEGEGSGSMGHRHAKGEANSKLFSEKKACKQVKKKDERRVKEQDEHSAYRAESAGSQVSSGAKSFTVN, from the exons ATGGAGACTCCCTTGGCTATTGGAGGTTCAGAAGAACACAGTGGCGGCAGCGAGTCTGGGTGGACAAATTATATTGGCTCCACCACACAAAACAAGAATGACAACAGCAAAGATCCTCGTGTtgacgatgatgatgatgagagtGAGGATTCTATGGCTTCAGACGCCTCTTCTGGTCCGAGTCACCATGAATTTCCAAATGGAGAGGGGGAGGGAAGTGGCAGCATGGGTCATAGGCATGCAAAAGGTGAAGCCAATAGCAAGTTATTCTCAGAAAAGAAAGCGTGCAAACAGGTCAAGAAAAAAGATGAAAGGAGAGTGAAAGAACAAGATGAACATTCGGCATACAGGGCAGAGAGCGCTGGGAGTCAAGTTTCAAGTGGGGCCAAG AGTTTCACGGTTAACTGA